In Sphaeramia orbicularis chromosome 5, fSphaOr1.1, whole genome shotgun sequence, a genomic segment contains:
- the pnp4a gene encoding purine nucleoside phosphorylase 4a isoform X2: MHSKEQISHDEYQKTADWLMSQTKHRPQVAIICGSGLGMLADALKCQDSFAYSDIPGFPQSTVQGHAGRLVFGELKGKSCVCMQGRFHMYEGHSLCKTTFPVRVFKLLGVETLIVTNAAGSLADGLQPGDIMIIKDHVNFPGLVGLNPLCGPNDDKFGPRFPAMSGCYDKGLRRLAMEIGKQLGVAGVMQEGVYAMVGGPNFETIAEARLLHRLGVDAVGMSTAPEVVVATHCGLRVFGLSLITNKVVKAYEDSDSVNHEGVLEVGRLRSHTLQQLVTELISRMEINNNNTSSN; this comes from the exons ATGCACAGCAAAGAACAGATCAg CCATGATGAATACCAGaagacagctgattggctgatgtcTCAGACGAAACACCGCCCCCAGGTGGCGATCATCTGTGGGTCCGGACTGGGCATGCTCGCTGATGCACTTAAATGCCAGGACTCGTTTGCGTATTCAGATATCCCAGGTTTCCCTCAGAGCACAG tGCAGGGTCATGCTGGTCGGCTGGTATTCGGAGAGCTGAAGGGGAAGTCGTGTGTGTGCATGCAGGGTCGATTCCACATGTATGAAGGACACTCACTCTGTAAG ACAACGTTCCCAGTTCGTGTGTTCAAGCTGCTGGGGGTGGAGACTCTGATCGTCACCAACGCCGCCGGCTCATTGGCTGACGGCCTCCAGCCTGGTGACATCATGATCATCAAAGACCATGTCAACTTCCCCGGATTGGTCGGTTTGAACCCGCTGTGTGGACCCAACGATGACAA GTTCGGGCCTCGGTTTCCTGCTATGTCCGGTTGCTATGACAAAGGCCTGCGTCGCCTAGCGATGGAGATTGGTAAGCAGCTGGGCGTGGCCGGTGTGATGCAGGAAGGCGTGTACGCCATGGTGGGAGGGCCCAACTTCGAGACCATCGCTGAGGCAAGACTGTTACACCGACTAGGAGTGGACGCCGTTG GTATGAGTACGGCCCCAGAGGTTGTCGTGGCAACGCATTGCGGTCTGAGAGTCTTCGGCCTCTCGCTGATCACCAACAAG GTGGTGAAAGCTTATGAGGACTCAGACTCTGTGAATCATGAAGGTGTTCTGGAGGTCGGTCGGCTTCGCTCCCACACTCTACAGCAGCTGGTGACCGAACTGATCAGCAGGATGGAg atcaataacaataacaccaGTAGTAACTGA
- the pnp4a gene encoding purine nucleoside phosphorylase 4a isoform X1, whose amino-acid sequence MHSKEQISHDEYQKTADWLMSQTKHRPQVAIICGSGLGMLADALKCQDSFAYSDIPGFPQSTVQGHAGRLVFGELKGKSCVCMQGRFHMYEGHSLCKTTFPVRVFKLLGVETLIVTNAAGSLADGLQPGDIMIIKDHVNFPGLVGLNPLCGPNDDKFGPRFPAMSGCYDKGLRRLAMEIGKQLGVAGVMQEGVYAMVGGPNFETIAEARLLHRLGVDAVGMSTAPEVVVATHCGLRVFGLSLITNKVVKAYEDSDSVNHEGVLEVGRLRSHTLQQLVTELISRMEINNNNTSNN is encoded by the exons ATGCACAGCAAAGAACAGATCAg CCATGATGAATACCAGaagacagctgattggctgatgtcTCAGACGAAACACCGCCCCCAGGTGGCGATCATCTGTGGGTCCGGACTGGGCATGCTCGCTGATGCACTTAAATGCCAGGACTCGTTTGCGTATTCAGATATCCCAGGTTTCCCTCAGAGCACAG tGCAGGGTCATGCTGGTCGGCTGGTATTCGGAGAGCTGAAGGGGAAGTCGTGTGTGTGCATGCAGGGTCGATTCCACATGTATGAAGGACACTCACTCTGTAAG ACAACGTTCCCAGTTCGTGTGTTCAAGCTGCTGGGGGTGGAGACTCTGATCGTCACCAACGCCGCCGGCTCATTGGCTGACGGCCTCCAGCCTGGTGACATCATGATCATCAAAGACCATGTCAACTTCCCCGGATTGGTCGGTTTGAACCCGCTGTGTGGACCCAACGATGACAA GTTCGGGCCTCGGTTTCCTGCTATGTCCGGTTGCTATGACAAAGGCCTGCGTCGCCTAGCGATGGAGATTGGTAAGCAGCTGGGCGTGGCCGGTGTGATGCAGGAAGGCGTGTACGCCATGGTGGGAGGGCCCAACTTCGAGACCATCGCTGAGGCAAGACTGTTACACCGACTAGGAGTGGACGCCGTTG GTATGAGTACGGCCCCAGAGGTTGTCGTGGCAACGCATTGCGGTCTGAGAGTCTTCGGCCTCTCGCTGATCACCAACAAG GTGGTGAAAGCTTATGAGGACTCAGACTCTGTGAATCATGAAGGTGTTCTGGAGGTCGGTCGGCTTCGCTCCCACACTCTACAGCAGCTGGTGACCGAACTGATCAGCAGGATGGAgatcaataacaataacaccaGTAATAACTGA